From Sulfurovum zhangzhouensis, one genomic window encodes:
- a CDS encoding OmpA family protein: MVKKICFSTVAALLMLSGCAQNTPDVGGNVSDANEIAPDTVSIDESNMVEDGSGVRYNSSSDGFVSVYFDFDGYNIAPSMENRVSHNAARAKSTGGSKVKLEGNCDEFGTDEYNYALGLKRARAVKEALADKGVDTSNVVMVSFGESSPACTDATDECYAQNRRVDLRLVK, translated from the coding sequence ATGGTTAAAAAAATATGTTTTTCTACAGTAGCGGCGCTATTAATGTTGTCGGGATGTGCACAGAATACTCCTGATGTGGGTGGAAATGTATCGGATGCTAATGAGATTGCTCCAGATACCGTAAGTATCGATGAAAGTAATATGGTAGAGGATGGATCAGGTGTACGTTACAATAGCAGTAGTGACGGTTTTGTAAGTGTCTACTTTGATTTTGACGGATATAACATAGCACCATCTATGGAAAACAGAGTGTCTCATAATGCTGCCAGAGCGAAAAGTACAGGTGGAAGCAAAGTGAAGCTGGAAGGTAACTGTGATGAATTCGGTACAGATGAATACAACTATGCTCTTGGACTCAAACGTGCAAGAGCAGTCAAAGAAGCATTGGCAGATAAAGGTGTAGATACCTCTAATGTTGTGATGGTAAGCTTTGGAGAAAGCAGTCCTGCTTGTACGGATGCAACAGATGAATGTTATGCTCAAAATAGAAGAGTTGACCTAAGATTGGTGAAATAA
- the tolB gene encoding Tol-Pal system protein TolB: MRRWLLLLTLLFTTNLLAVDATLKIEKDVEQRARIALVDGSEQHDEKFFGILLADLKISGHFLADSNVHQGSFSGAFIDPKLKGQDYVLKYKLLMGDGTKLFIQLLRASDGMMLYKKSYSIPSAAKMPFVAHKAISDINAYLKYPDISWINRYVVYTRYTGKQKSEIVLADYTFNYQKPIIRGGLNVFPKWADAQQRALYYTSYKGVLPTLYKINIYTGQKSTILSSEGMLVCSDVSKDYSKLLLTMAPNGQADIYELDLATGAKKRVTKFDGIDVNGKYVDDDKSIVFISNRLGYANVFRKAIDSAAVSPVVYHGRNNNACDTYDDKVVYSSRESSNSFGRNQFNLYLTSSHGGDTRPLTTTGTNQFPRFSPDGSVVLYIKHSGGGSAIGYINLDSSQSLLFPISINKIQSIDW, from the coding sequence GTGAGACGATGGTTACTTCTATTGACATTGTTGTTTACAACAAATCTTCTAGCTGTAGATGCGACACTTAAGATCGAAAAAGATGTTGAGCAGCGTGCACGCATTGCACTAGTAGACGGGTCAGAGCAACATGATGAAAAGTTTTTTGGTATCTTGTTGGCCGATTTAAAAATTTCCGGCCACTTTTTAGCAGATTCCAACGTGCACCAAGGCAGTTTCAGCGGTGCATTTATTGATCCCAAGCTGAAAGGCCAGGATTATGTTCTAAAATATAAGTTGTTGATGGGTGATGGAACAAAACTTTTCATTCAACTGCTGAGAGCTTCTGATGGGATGATGCTTTATAAAAAGTCATATAGCATACCTTCTGCTGCAAAGATGCCGTTTGTAGCGCATAAAGCGATCAGTGATATAAACGCTTATCTAAAGTATCCTGATATTTCTTGGATTAACCGTTATGTGGTTTATACGCGATATACAGGTAAACAAAAAAGTGAGATAGTACTGGCTGATTATACATTTAACTATCAAAAACCTATTATTAGGGGTGGATTGAATGTATTTCCAAAATGGGCGGATGCTCAACAAAGAGCGCTTTACTATACTTCGTACAAAGGAGTATTGCCTACGCTTTATAAAATAAATATCTATACAGGTCAAAAGAGCACAATTTTAAGTTCAGAAGGAATGCTTGTGTGTTCGGATGTCAGTAAAGACTATTCTAAACTACTTCTTACTATGGCTCCAAACGGACAAGCTGACATTTATGAACTTGATCTCGCTACAGGTGCTAAAAAGAGAGTAACAAAGTTTGATGGCATTGATGTGAACGGTAAATATGTTGATGATGATAAAAGTATTGTCTTCATTTCCAATAGATTAGGGTATGCGAATGTCTTTAGAAAGGCTATCGATTCTGCTGCCGTATCTCCGGTAGTGTATCATGGCCGCAACAATAATGCTTGTGATACCTATGATGACAAGGTAGTTTACTCAAGCAGAGAGTCATCAAACAGTTTTGGAAGAAATCAGTTTAATCTTTACCTGACATCTTCACATGGAGGTGACACCAGACCATTGACTACTACAGGGACCAACCAGTTCCCGAGGTTTTCACCGGATGGTTCAGTCGTGCTTTATATCAAACATAGTGGGGGAGGCAGTGCGATAGGATATATCAACCTTGACAGCTCTCAAAGTTTGTTATTCCCAATTAGTATCAACAAAATTCAATCAATAGATTGGTAA
- a CDS encoding prephenate dehydratase: MNKKIAYQGVQGAYSEQACKNAYAHYKTIACDTFHEAMWMVEQGDADLAMIPLENSTAGRVEEIYRLIPRMALHVIGEHFEPVVHCLLAHKGAKIEDLKYVASHPQALAQCHNNIMKLGLKAEAKLDTAGSAKELSESGDMYSAAIASKLAAKLYGLQILKENFEDMHGNTTRFFILSRDKQIPVYDSSKRYITSLVFQVKNIPASLYKSLGGFATNGINLLKIESYMGAQQVKGSQFHIDIDGHIDSTGMKLALSELAFFAEDVRILGVYESHRMHSDQQAQM, translated from the coding sequence ATGAATAAAAAAATAGCTTATCAGGGAGTACAGGGTGCTTATTCGGAGCAAGCCTGTAAAAATGCTTATGCTCACTATAAGACAATTGCATGTGATACTTTTCATGAAGCGATGTGGATGGTAGAACAAGGGGATGCAGATCTGGCGATGATCCCATTGGAGAATTCAACAGCAGGGAGAGTGGAAGAGATATATAGACTTATCCCAAGGATGGCACTCCATGTGATTGGTGAGCACTTTGAGCCGGTCGTACATTGTTTATTGGCACACAAAGGAGCTAAGATAGAGGATCTGAAATATGTCGCATCACACCCTCAGGCATTGGCACAGTGTCATAACAATATCATGAAGCTTGGTCTTAAAGCTGAAGCGAAACTTGACACGGCAGGCTCAGCCAAAGAACTCTCGGAGTCGGGAGATATGTATAGTGCAGCTATAGCATCTAAGTTGGCAGCCAAGCTTTATGGTTTGCAGATTCTAAAGGAAAACTTTGAGGATATGCATGGCAATACGACACGGTTTTTCATCCTTTCACGGGATAAACAGATACCTGTTTATGATTCATCCAAGCGTTATATTACGTCACTTGTCTTTCAGGTGAAAAATATACCTGCTTCACTGTATAAATCACTTGGGGGATTTGCAACCAACGGTATTAATCTTTTAAAAATAGAAAGTTATATGGGAGCGCAACAAGTAAAAGGAAGTCAGTTTCATATAGATATTGATGGGCATATTGATTCAACTGGAATGAAATTGGCACTGAGTGAATTGGCATTTTTTGCTGAAGATGTACGTATTCTCGGAGTCTATGAAAGTCATAGAATGCATAGTGATCAACAAGCCCAAATGTAA
- a CDS encoding L,D-transpeptidase family protein produces MKTIILWSLLFLSTYIYAGNKLIFVDLDEQLAYAYEDDELLFKGAISSGVQEHSTPTGTFKVLEKKISHKSNLWPKPNGGAKMHYMLRLTYDGIAMHLGTVGKYPLSHGCIRMKNGFAQKLWTWTDVGTTVQVMGYPPYKNDEPGIEIVYDDTYSIDP; encoded by the coding sequence ATGAAAACTATTATACTCTGGTCATTACTGTTTCTCAGTACCTATATCTATGCAGGTAACAAACTCATATTTGTTGATCTTGATGAACAGCTTGCTTATGCTTATGAAGATGATGAGTTACTCTTCAAGGGAGCTATCTCATCTGGTGTACAAGAGCATAGTACCCCCACAGGTACCTTCAAAGTACTGGAGAAAAAGATATCCCACAAATCAAATCTCTGGCCCAAACCCAATGGCGGAGCGAAGATGCACTATATGCTTCGCCTTACCTATGATGGTATTGCTATGCACCTCGGTACAGTTGGGAAATACCCACTCTCACATGGCTGTATCCGCATGAAAAACGGTTTCGCCCAAAAACTCTGGACATGGACAGATGTCGGTACTACCGTACAAGTAATGGGTTATCCACCATACAAGAATGATGAACCTGGAATTGAAATAGTTTACGATGATACCTATAGTATTGATCCTTGA
- the ald gene encoding alanine dehydrogenase — protein sequence MRIGVPKEIKTKEYRVGMIPSGVEQLRQSGHEVLIETGAGEKSGFSDLDYSQAGALIVQNPKEIYDHCEMVIKVKEPQPEEYDLLKAGQILFTYLHLAPLPELTQILQKKLVTAIAYETLQEKGILPLLDPMSQIAGEVAPIVGSYFLSAHNHGSGILISGATGVAPAKVLIIGSGTVAKSAAKIASGMGADVVIMGRNRNSMAKLEEILPENISTIYSNRYNLEKILPTVDILIGAVYITGERAPKLITKEMLSLCKKGAILVDVSIDQGGCIETSRPTTHDDPVFEVDGVLHYCVANIPGNYPMTSTQALSNATIKYAKRIADMGWRNAVLYDKAIYSGVNVAGGFVTNEPVANTNGINYHELKDIIDLCPIFEV from the coding sequence ATGAGGATCGGAGTTCCTAAAGAGATCAAGACCAAAGAGTATCGTGTTGGGATGATACCTTCTGGTGTCGAACAGCTAAGACAGAGTGGTCATGAGGTATTGATTGAAACAGGTGCTGGAGAAAAAAGCGGTTTTTCTGACCTTGACTACTCACAAGCAGGTGCTCTCATTGTCCAAAATCCCAAAGAGATATATGATCATTGTGAAATGGTCATCAAAGTAAAAGAACCGCAACCTGAAGAGTATGACCTTTTAAAAGCGGGACAAATACTCTTTACCTACCTTCATCTCGCACCCCTTCCAGAACTGACACAAATATTGCAAAAAAAACTGGTAACGGCTATCGCTTATGAAACACTCCAGGAAAAAGGTATTCTCCCGCTGTTAGACCCAATGAGCCAGATCGCAGGAGAAGTAGCACCTATAGTTGGAAGCTACTTTCTCTCAGCCCATAACCATGGAAGCGGTATACTGATCAGTGGAGCTACAGGAGTTGCACCGGCAAAGGTATTGATCATCGGCAGTGGCACGGTGGCAAAAAGTGCTGCGAAAATAGCATCAGGGATGGGTGCTGACGTAGTGATCATGGGACGAAACAGAAACTCTATGGCAAAACTCGAAGAGATACTGCCTGAGAATATTTCTACAATCTACTCCAATCGGTATAATCTTGAAAAGATATTACCCACGGTTGATATCCTCATCGGTGCAGTCTATATCACAGGCGAAAGAGCTCCTAAACTCATTACAAAAGAGATGCTCTCTTTATGCAAAAAAGGAGCTATCCTTGTAGATGTTTCCATCGATCAGGGTGGGTGTATCGAAACCTCACGGCCAACCACACATGATGACCCGGTATTTGAAGTGGATGGTGTGTTACATTATTGTGTGGCAAATATCCCGGGGAACTACCCAATGACCTCTACTCAGGCCCTTAGCAACGCTACGATAAAATACGCCAAACGTATTGCAGATATGGGATGGCGTAATGCCGTCTTATATGATAAAGCCATCTACAGCGGCGTCAATGTGGCTGGAGGATTTGTTACCAATGAACCTGTCGCAAATACCAACGGCATAAACTATCATGAATTAAAAGATATTATCGATCTTTGTCCTATTTTCGAAGTTTAG
- a CDS encoding tetratricopeptide repeat protein produces the protein MLKRLIPYGISLMVFSSTAVYAEPSVYGTESEEFQQQYEADISAPSMPTSSQPATITSLKRELQRQNERIDGLTTLVEGLSAQLFELQQQKGSATASSGMDNTELIKKLADMIDKINSNYVSKEELQQILAGMNVKTTSIRQEQEKKPDAGVSLGGQGNAALYTEGVRLFGKKQYDEAKKRFVITDEKGYKPAASNYYLGEIAYYTQQYEDAIFYYKKSAGLYDKASYIDVLLLHTGIALENTGKKDQAKLFYQNIVDNYSGNNSAKIAKEKLKKL, from the coding sequence ATGTTAAAACGATTGATACCTTATGGCATCTCTTTGATGGTTTTCAGCAGTACAGCAGTATATGCTGAACCATCTGTCTATGGAACAGAAAGCGAGGAGTTTCAGCAACAGTATGAGGCTGATATCTCTGCACCTTCAATGCCAACCAGTTCACAACCTGCAACCATCACTTCTTTGAAACGTGAGCTACAAAGACAAAATGAGAGGATTGACGGACTGACTACGTTGGTAGAAGGGTTGAGTGCACAGCTTTTTGAACTTCAGCAGCAAAAAGGATCTGCAACTGCTTCATCTGGTATGGATAATACCGAGTTGATTAAAAAGCTTGCAGATATGATAGATAAGATCAATAGCAACTATGTCAGTAAAGAGGAACTACAACAGATACTTGCCGGCATGAACGTCAAGACTACTTCAATACGCCAGGAACAAGAGAAAAAACCTGATGCTGGAGTATCGCTAGGCGGACAAGGGAATGCTGCACTTTATACAGAAGGTGTAAGACTTTTTGGCAAAAAGCAGTATGATGAAGCAAAAAAGAGATTTGTTATCACAGATGAAAAAGGATATAAACCTGCTGCATCTAATTACTATTTAGGCGAGATCGCGTATTATACACAACAATATGAGGATGCAATCTTCTATTACAAAAAAAGTGCCGGATTATATGATAAAGCAAGCTATATTGATGTATTGTTACTTCATACGGGCATAGCGCTTGAAAATACAGGAAAAAAAGATCAAGCGAAACTCTTTTACCAAAATATCGTAGACAACTACAGCGGAAATAACTCTGCGAAGATAGCAAAAGAGAAATTAAAAAAACTATAG
- a CDS encoding TraR/DksA family transcriptional regulator: protein MKKREDLDFKEFENLLTERLQHTQANIERLKSELSDVSTDDTINDMEDLASLETLNDNDRILLERQIAELQEIYHALSKIEDGTYGICEESSKLIPVERLRANPIARYIVSKTK from the coding sequence ATGAAAAAACGTGAAGATCTTGACTTCAAAGAGTTTGAAAATTTACTGACTGAAAGATTACAGCATACACAGGCAAATATTGAAAGGCTCAAAAGTGAATTATCTGATGTCAGCACCGATGATACCATCAATGATATGGAAGATTTGGCATCACTTGAAACACTCAACGATAATGACCGTATTTTGTTAGAACGGCAAATAGCCGAGCTTCAAGAGATCTATCATGCCCTTTCCAAGATCGAAGATGGAACCTACGGTATTTGCGAAGAGAGTTCCAAACTAATACCTGTTGAACGTTTGAGAGCCAATCCTATTGCCAGGTACATTGTAAGTAAAACAAAGTAA